In Parasegetibacter sp. NRK P23, a single genomic region encodes these proteins:
- a CDS encoding MerC domain-containing protein: MGFKVNWDALGIATSLACAIHCALLPLFLTSLPVLGIELLTSTSFEVLMIILAFCIGAYSLIHGYLKHHHTLLPLLVFVLGFSCLVAKQVWHHFEIPLLLLAVIGIITAHILNYRKCQKAGHCHTSDCNH; encoded by the coding sequence ATGGGATTTAAAGTGAACTGGGACGCCCTTGGAATTGCCACCTCGCTTGCCTGCGCCATCCATTGTGCGCTGCTGCCGCTTTTTTTAACGAGCCTGCCGGTATTGGGCATTGAACTGCTTACCAGTACTTCTTTTGAAGTGCTGATGATCATACTGGCTTTCTGTATCGGCGCTTATTCCCTGATCCACGGTTACCTGAAACACCACCACACATTACTTCCGCTGCTGGTTTTCGTTTTGGGATTCAGTTGCCTGGTAGCCAAGCAGGTATGGCATCATTTCGAAATTCCGCTGCTATTGCTGGCGGTGATCGGTATCATTACGGCGCACATCCTCAATTACCGGAAGTGCCAGAAAGCAGGCCATTGCCATACTTCAGACTGTAACCACTAG
- a CDS encoding SCO family protein: MGKKLMIYLGIFVVLVGGFFFFIYGDNDLWKTKLPVLNYTKEFSFTDQYGKRITDQDVKGKVYVAEYFFTTCPGICPRMNNNLKGVYEKYKNKDGFAILSHTVDPEKDTVGRMKHYADSLGVNTPNWLFLTGPKDSLYNVARASYLLDDPANAQQAIDEQFIHTQFFALVDKGGRVRGIYDGLKTEEIAKLEKDISDLLKENTPQRTSVQTMMNQ; this comes from the coding sequence ATGGGCAAAAAACTGATGATCTATCTGGGGATTTTCGTGGTACTGGTAGGGGGCTTTTTCTTCTTTATTTATGGAGATAATGATCTTTGGAAGACCAAACTCCCCGTATTGAATTACACGAAGGAGTTCTCGTTCACCGACCAGTATGGCAAGCGGATCACCGACCAGGACGTAAAAGGAAAAGTGTATGTGGCGGAATATTTCTTTACCACCTGCCCCGGCATCTGCCCCAGAATGAACAATAACCTGAAAGGGGTGTATGAAAAGTATAAAAATAAAGACGGCTTCGCGATCCTTTCCCATACAGTGGACCCGGAGAAAGACACCGTTGGCAGGATGAAACATTACGCGGATTCCCTCGGTGTAAACACGCCCAACTGGCTGTTTTTAACAGGCCCCAAAGACAGTCTGTACAACGTGGCCCGCGCCAGTTATTTACTGGACGACCCCGCGAATGCGCAGCAGGCAATAGACGAGCAGTTCATCCACACGCAGTTTTTTGCGCTGGTCGACAAAGGCGGAAGGGTCCGCGGCATTTACGACGGACTCAAAACAGAAGAGATCGCCAAACTGGAAAAAGATATTTCCGATCTGCTGAAGGAGAATACACCCCAACGCACATCGGTACAAACAATGATGAACCAATAA
- a CDS encoding tyrosine-protein phosphatase has protein sequence MKKIIFSIAMTIPLIAAAQLKDSATRVIRMQGTVNFRDAGGYKTADGKRVITGKVFRSADISKLTDADMQVMANHHIYTVIDFRGKKESAAAEDRLLPNTDYTLSPAGSDSMPDPKQMAQKIKQKGFLMDMYGQRSVQYYGERYRPLFQKLLSLPDTSSLLYHCSGGRDRTGMASALFLYVLGVPQQTIEDDFVASNVYLEPIMGKWYKPMQQAFGMSEAEIRAEMDLRPEHIRNFFSAINAEYGSVEKFMQQEMGVGPKEINVLKQKYTLQ, from the coding sequence ATGAAAAAAATCATCTTTTCAATCGCCATGACTATTCCCCTGATCGCTGCCGCACAATTAAAAGACAGCGCTACCCGTGTAATCCGCATGCAGGGAACCGTTAATTTCCGTGATGCCGGTGGGTATAAAACCGCCGACGGCAAAAGGGTTATCACGGGTAAGGTTTTTCGCAGCGCAGACATCAGCAAACTGACCGACGCGGATATGCAGGTGATGGCCAATCACCATATTTATACCGTGATCGACTTCCGGGGAAAGAAAGAATCCGCCGCCGCTGAAGACAGGCTGCTGCCCAATACCGATTACACGTTAAGTCCGGCCGGCAGCGATAGCATGCCTGATCCGAAACAAATGGCGCAAAAGATCAAACAAAAAGGATTTCTGATGGACATGTACGGGCAGCGCAGCGTACAATATTACGGGGAAAGATACCGCCCGCTTTTCCAGAAACTGCTCTCCCTTCCCGACACATCTTCCCTCCTTTACCATTGCAGCGGCGGCAGGGACCGTACCGGAATGGCTTCCGCCCTTTTCCTTTATGTGCTGGGCGTTCCGCAGCAAACCATTGAAGATGATTTCGTGGCCTCTAACGTATATCTCGAACCGATAATGGGCAAATGGTACAAGCCCATGCAACAGGCTTTTGGCATGAGCGAAGCGGAGATCAGGGCCGAAATGGACCTTCGCCCCGAACATATCCGTAATTTCTTCAGCGCCATCAATGCTGAATACGGATCGGTAGAAAAATTTATGCAACAGGAAATGGGCGTTGGCCCAAAAGAGATTAATGTATTAAAGCAGAAGTACACGTTGCAATAA
- the pnuC gene encoding nicotinamide riboside transporter PnuC, whose protein sequence is MATEFFRQFWTGLLETGWLEAIAVIAGIVSVWFSRQENILVYPTGLVSTIIYVYISFNGHLLGEVAVNVFYTIMSVYGWVLWARKDREQQYVLHITRSDTREWMMHLTFFLALYIAIYFSLLRLKEGFASGALPGPDAFASASAFTGMWLMAKKKVESWIWWIITNIASVPLYYVKGYVFTSVFYFILLLMAVSGLVEWQKKFRAQRSRGLKDGLMAN, encoded by the coding sequence ATGGCAACAGAGTTCTTCCGGCAATTCTGGACCGGTTTACTGGAAACAGGCTGGCTGGAAGCAATAGCGGTAATAGCAGGTATCGTAAGCGTTTGGTTCTCCCGCCAGGAAAATATCCTGGTGTATCCCACCGGACTGGTGAGTACCATCATTTACGTGTATATAAGTTTTAACGGGCATCTCCTTGGCGAGGTGGCCGTTAATGTTTTTTATACCATCATGAGTGTGTATGGCTGGGTACTGTGGGCCCGGAAAGACAGGGAGCAGCAATATGTATTGCACATTACCCGGTCGGACACCCGGGAGTGGATGATGCACCTTACATTTTTCCTGGCACTATATATCGCGATCTATTTTTCACTGTTGCGTTTGAAAGAAGGATTTGCCTCCGGCGCCCTGCCCGGACCAGACGCTTTCGCTTCCGCCTCCGCTTTCACCGGGATGTGGCTGATGGCGAAGAAAAAAGTGGAAAGCTGGATCTGGTGGATCATTACCAACATCGCCTCCGTTCCGCTCTACTACGTGAAAGGATATGTATTTACCAGCGTTTTTTATTTTATACTGTTGCTGATGGCCGTGAGCGGATTGGTGGAATGGCAAAAGAAGTTCAGGGCACAACGGAGCAGGGGTCTGAAGGATGGCCTGATGGCGAATTAG
- a CDS encoding Spy/CpxP family protein refolding chaperone: MISAKRYKWLVFIISVLLVANVVLLYMLVSEEKKPGEPKKTEKPQEKHPYGRTGEMLEKEVGFSKEQLERYTKLREAHWNTMRPLFEKMRSSKDSFYQLLRVPELGDSALKGAAAAIGNAQQAIDLQTFKHFNEVKALCLPEQREKFDAFIEDVIKKMTMTRGRVNNNKAAEDSLKNSPQKMK, from the coding sequence ATGATCAGTGCTAAAAGGTACAAATGGCTCGTGTTTATTATCAGCGTATTATTGGTGGCCAACGTGGTGCTGCTGTATATGCTGGTAAGTGAAGAAAAGAAACCGGGTGAGCCTAAAAAAACAGAGAAACCACAGGAAAAACACCCCTACGGCAGAACCGGTGAAATGCTGGAAAAAGAAGTAGGGTTCTCCAAAGAACAACTGGAGCGTTACACAAAACTCAGAGAGGCACACTGGAACACCATGCGCCCCCTGTTTGAAAAAATGCGCAGCTCCAAAGATTCCTTTTATCAACTGTTACGGGTACCCGAACTGGGCGACTCAGCCCTCAAGGGCGCAGCAGCAGCTATCGGGAACGCCCAACAGGCTATCGACCTGCAGACCTTTAAACACTTCAATGAAGTAAAAGCATTGTGCCTGCCTGAACAGCGCGAAAAGTTCGACGCTTTCATTGAAGATGTGATCAAAAAAATGACCATGACCAGGGGCCGTGTAAACAACAACAAGGCCGCTGAAGATTCTTTAAAAAATTCACCCCAGAAAATGAAATAA
- a CDS encoding outer membrane beta-barrel protein — MAKALHIFVLSTLFLLGARFAAAQTTGSLKGIVSDTSSKQPLIGATINVQNAKDSNAIPAFAVSDNKGGFEVKGLVWGEYDVTISYSGYKDFVKKLTFASDKAVIDLGSVILERSADVLDEVVVTDNVPIRVKGDTIQYKADMFKTKPNATAEDLLKKLPGVQVDKEGNVQSQGESVNRILVDGKEFFGNDPKLATKNLTAEMIESIQVFDDMSDQAKFTRIDDGNRQKTINIRLKDNRRKGYFGRALAGYGTDDRYETSLSLNKFNGDQQISLVAGSNNINKQTFSFSDIVSNMGGFGSSGGMGGGGFGGFGGGGNFGGGRGGGGGGGGGGGMRVMNFGGGGFGGGNNSNGITRATNIGLNYRDKWSPKLDVNGSYFFSDSKTNAASEGIEQILITQRPDSTSNRTFNSNRINLNQNHRFNFRMEYFIDSMNSLLITPRLTLQRSETNSFDTSYTYSDIPGNKFLSQEASARSTNQRDGVNFNNELLFRHRFGKVGRTLTLGWQTAINNSDGEGTYYSPLTYYGSDGSVAEYGIQNIYNSQVTKSNNNTWTTSYTEPIGLNKLLELNYAYTNNQSTSDRKAYDFNSSTGEYDLVNKVQTNYFENSYITHRGGLNFRVKQTKYDYQLGGGVQWSDLSSKSLRALTGKDTTTSQKFVNFFPTANFNYNFARSKSLRINYRGRTNQPSISQLQDVLDESNISQGQLRSGNPLLDQEFTNDFSLNYNTFNATTFRFFSARLNYSNTLNKISNKIFSSLPSNVTPSTPVNPDAIQYIIPVNVDGVFNTSSFLTLGIPLKGKMQGSNLNFNNSVRFSRDVNVFENPKTTGEMESQTNTWTVSQTAGINLNFTDVIDVSLNGTVSYNDVRYTGQQLSATQTNQKYVSQTYSTDITGYLPANFLISTDFDFIINSGRAAGFNQNIPLWNASVSKLLFKKKQGELKLSVNDILNQNQSISRNVNYNSITDTRTMVLQRYFTLSFLYSLNKFGGGQQQQRGGPAGAPRGVPRFMERQMQRSSQQ; from the coding sequence ATGGCCAAAGCACTACACATCTTCGTTTTATCCACATTGTTCCTTTTGGGCGCCCGGTTTGCGGCAGCGCAAACTACCGGCTCGCTGAAAGGGATTGTTTCAGACACCTCGTCCAAACAGCCGCTGATAGGCGCTACCATCAACGTCCAAAATGCCAAAGATTCCAATGCCATCCCGGCTTTCGCCGTTTCCGACAACAAGGGCGGTTTCGAAGTGAAAGGCCTGGTTTGGGGTGAATATGATGTAACAATCTCCTATTCAGGGTACAAGGATTTTGTGAAGAAACTGACCTTTGCTTCTGATAAAGCGGTGATAGACCTCGGCTCCGTGATCCTGGAAAGAAGTGCCGATGTGCTGGATGAAGTGGTGGTGACCGATAATGTGCCGATCCGGGTAAAAGGCGATACCATCCAGTACAAAGCGGATATGTTCAAGACCAAACCCAATGCCACGGCGGAAGATTTATTGAAGAAACTTCCCGGTGTGCAGGTAGACAAAGAAGGAAACGTTCAATCCCAGGGCGAATCGGTGAACCGTATCCTCGTGGATGGAAAGGAATTCTTCGGCAACGACCCCAAACTGGCCACGAAAAACCTGACCGCTGAAATGATCGAATCGATACAGGTTTTTGATGATATGAGCGATCAGGCCAAGTTTACCCGGATCGATGACGGTAACCGCCAGAAAACCATCAACATACGCTTGAAAGACAACCGCCGGAAAGGTTACTTCGGCAGGGCGCTCGCCGGATATGGCACGGACGACAGGTACGAAACAAGTCTGAGCCTGAACAAATTCAACGGCGATCAGCAGATATCCCTGGTGGCGGGGTCGAACAACATCAACAAACAGACTTTCTCCTTCAGTGATATCGTGAGCAATATGGGCGGATTCGGAAGCAGCGGCGGCATGGGCGGTGGTGGTTTCGGTGGCTTTGGCGGCGGCGGAAACTTCGGCGGTGGCCGTGGTGGTGGTGGTGGAGGTGGAGGTGGTGGCGGCATGCGCGTGATGAACTTTGGTGGTGGCGGCTTCGGCGGCGGAAACAATTCCAATGGTATTACCCGCGCAACTAATATCGGCTTGAACTACCGCGATAAATGGAGCCCCAAACTGGACGTGAACGGAAGCTATTTCTTCTCCGACAGCAAAACAAACGCGGCAAGTGAAGGAATAGAGCAGATACTTATCACGCAAAGACCAGATTCTACTTCAAACCGAACCTTCAATTCCAACAGGATCAATCTGAACCAGAACCACCGGTTTAACTTCAGAATGGAATACTTCATCGACTCGATGAACTCATTGCTGATCACGCCCAGACTTACATTGCAGCGTTCTGAAACCAATTCATTCGATACCAGCTACACGTATTCCGATATCCCCGGCAATAAATTTCTTTCCCAGGAAGCTTCCGCAAGAAGCACGAACCAAAGGGATGGCGTCAACTTTAACAACGAATTACTCTTCAGGCACCGCTTCGGAAAAGTAGGTAGAACGCTTACCCTGGGCTGGCAAACGGCTATCAACAACAGCGACGGGGAAGGCACTTACTATTCACCGCTTACTTACTACGGCTCCGACGGCTCTGTGGCAGAATATGGTATCCAGAATATTTACAATTCGCAGGTGACCAAATCCAACAACAATACCTGGACCACTTCCTATACTGAGCCCATCGGCCTGAACAAGTTGCTGGAACTGAACTACGCTTATACCAACAACCAAAGCACCTCCGACAGAAAGGCTTATGATTTCAACAGCAGCACCGGCGAATACGACCTGGTGAACAAAGTACAGACCAACTATTTTGAGAACAGCTACATTACCCATCGCGGCGGACTGAATTTCCGGGTAAAGCAAACTAAATACGACTACCAGCTCGGCGGTGGCGTTCAATGGTCCGACCTCTCCAGCAAAAGCTTGCGCGCACTCACAGGAAAGGATACGACCACGAGTCAGAAGTTTGTGAACTTCTTCCCTACGGCCAACTTCAACTACAATTTCGCCCGGTCCAAATCGCTCCGGATCAACTACCGCGGACGTACCAATCAGCCCTCCATCTCTCAACTGCAGGACGTGCTGGATGAAAGCAATATCTCCCAGGGACAACTGAGAAGTGGTAACCCGCTCCTCGACCAGGAATTCACCAACGACTTCTCCCTGAACTACAACACTTTCAACGCCACCACATTCCGGTTCTTCTCCGCAAGGCTGAACTACTCGAATACCCTGAACAAAATCAGCAATAAAATATTCAGCTCCCTGCCCTCCAATGTTACGCCGAGCACACCTGTGAATCCGGATGCCATTCAATACATCATCCCCGTTAACGTAGATGGCGTATTCAACACATCCAGTTTCCTTACCCTCGGTATTCCTTTAAAAGGGAAAATGCAGGGCAGCAACCTGAACTTCAACAACTCAGTCCGTTTTTCACGCGACGTGAACGTGTTTGAAAACCCGAAAACCACCGGCGAAATGGAAAGTCAGACCAATACCTGGACCGTGAGCCAAACCGCTGGCATCAACCTGAACTTTACCGATGTGATTGATGTTAGTCTGAACGGAACAGTATCGTACAACGATGTGCGTTATACCGGTCAACAACTTTCCGCCACACAAACCAACCAGAAATACGTTTCTCAAACCTACTCAACGGACATCACCGGGTACCTGCCTGCCAATTTCCTGATCAGCACCGATTTCGATTTCATCATCAACAGCGGACGGGCCGCGGGATTTAACCAGAACATCCCGCTCTGGAACGCCAGCGTATCCAAATTGCTCTTCAAGAAAAAGCAGGGTGAACTAAAGCTTTCCGTGAATGATATCCTGAACCAGAACCAGAGCATCAGCAGAAATGTGAATTACAACTCCATCACCGATACCCGCACCATGGTGCTGCAACGTTATTTCACGCTGAGCTTCCTGTATAGCCTGAACAAGTTTGGCGGTGGGCAGCAACAACAACGTGGTGGGCCAGCCGGTGCGCCACGTGGTGTGCCGAGGTTTATGGAAAGACAGATGCAGCGGAGTTCGCAGCAGTAA
- a CDS encoding Fur family transcriptional regulator, protein METQVQQLLKQNQLSVTGSRVKILELFLQNNGALAHGDIEKKTGEKFDRVTIYRTLQTFMEKGIIHLIPTTDNNVRYALCKDNCSEGHHHDNHVHFVCDECGTTICLEEVTVPEVKLPKGFKPHQAEMVVNGVCKDCK, encoded by the coding sequence ATGGAAACCCAGGTGCAGCAGCTACTCAAGCAAAACCAGCTTAGCGTTACAGGAAGCCGGGTGAAAATACTGGAGCTCTTTCTTCAGAACAACGGCGCCCTCGCCCATGGTGATATTGAAAAGAAAACCGGGGAAAAATTCGACCGCGTTACCATCTACCGCACCCTGCAAACCTTTATGGAGAAAGGGATCATTCACCTGATTCCCACCACCGATAACAACGTGCGTTACGCGCTTTGTAAAGACAATTGCTCCGAAGGGCACCACCACGATAACCACGTGCATTTCGTTTGCGATGAATGCGGCACCACGATTTGCCTGGAAGAAGTTACCGTTCCCGAAGTTAAACTTCCCAAAGGATTTAAACCGCACCAGGCGGAAATGGTGGTGAACGGCGTTTGCAAAGACTGTAAGTAA
- a CDS encoding NifU family protein, translating into MIKTGNPVISIYTEMTPNPETMKFVANKLLYPGKSVDFPDEASAKPSPLATELFSFPFIKSVFIASNFVTLTKTVDTDWNDVIPTIRQFLKEYLEEGKAVVNEEELANIKPESTNEVAADDDDVVKRIKELLENYVKPAVEMDGGAIQFKNYNEGVVNLIMQGSCSGCPSSMITLKAGIEGMMKRMIPEVKEVVAEAE; encoded by the coding sequence ATGATTAAGACAGGAAACCCGGTGATCAGCATCTATACCGAAATGACACCCAACCCGGAAACAATGAAGTTTGTGGCCAACAAACTCCTGTATCCAGGTAAAAGCGTCGATTTCCCGGACGAGGCGAGTGCGAAACCTTCTCCCCTGGCAACAGAATTGTTCAGCTTCCCCTTCATAAAAAGTGTTTTCATCGCCAGTAACTTTGTGACGCTCACGAAAACAGTGGATACAGACTGGAACGATGTGATCCCTACCATCCGCCAGTTCCTGAAGGAATACCTGGAGGAAGGAAAAGCGGTGGTGAACGAAGAGGAACTTGCCAACATCAAGCCGGAAAGCACCAATGAAGTGGCCGCTGATGATGACGATGTGGTGAAAAGAATCAAGGAACTGCTCGAAAACTACGTGAAACCCGCGGTTGAAATGGACGGCGGCGCCATTCAGTTCAAAAATTACAACGAAGGGGTGGTGAACCTCATCATGCAAGGCTCCTGCAGCGGATGCCCTTCCTCCATGATCACGCTGAAAGCGGGGATTGAGGGCATGATGAAAAGGATGATCCCTGAAGTGAAAGAAGTAGTGGCCGAAGCGGAATAA
- a CDS encoding DUF5606 domain-containing protein: MEYGKIIAVTGLSGLFELVSSKNDGAIVRSLDDKTTRFVASRVHNFSHLESIEVYTVSDNVNLVEVFQAMEKNTKALPDVKDAKALKAYFQEIFPELDQERVYTSDMKKMVKWFEVLKNNEVAFKLSQAAEDAGAPEEEEAEVAAAPEVEAPKAEKKAPKKKKAEEPATAEAEAEAPKKKAPRKKKTEE; encoded by the coding sequence ATGGAATACGGAAAAATTATCGCCGTTACAGGATTGAGTGGATTATTTGAGCTGGTGAGCAGCAAAAACGATGGCGCCATTGTTCGTTCTCTCGATGACAAGACCACCCGTTTCGTGGCCTCCCGCGTACACAATTTCTCGCACCTTGAAAGTATTGAAGTATATACCGTTAGCGATAACGTAAACCTGGTGGAAGTATTCCAGGCCATGGAGAAAAACACGAAGGCGCTGCCCGATGTGAAGGATGCCAAGGCGCTGAAAGCTTATTTCCAGGAAATATTCCCTGAACTGGACCAGGAAAGGGTGTACACCAGCGATATGAAGAAGATGGTGAAATGGTTTGAAGTGCTGAAAAACAATGAAGTGGCATTCAAACTGAGCCAGGCCGCCGAAGATGCCGGTGCGCCGGAAGAAGAAGAAGCGGAAGTGGCCGCTGCTCCCGAAGTAGAAGCACCGAAAGCGGAGAAAAAAGCGCCTAAAAAGAAAAAAGCTGAAGAGCCCGCCACTGCTGAGGCCGAAGCGGAAGCACCCAAAAAGAAAGCGCCCCGCAAAAAGAAAACAGAAGAGTAA
- a CDS encoding AAA family ATPase, producing the protein MYKVVVIGPESTGKSTLCRQLAQHYRENWVREYARGYLMVHGTDYSYDELLTIAKGQLSLEEAVTAQSNGKLLFIDTDMHVMQVWCEFVYQQCHQWILDRIVERKYDLYLLCAPDLPWVADELREYPDLESREQLFHIYKDIMVNQPVPWTEISGSYEERFQKALDAVQRLLQ; encoded by the coding sequence ATGTATAAAGTGGTTGTAATTGGTCCTGAATCAACTGGGAAAAGCACCTTGTGCAGGCAACTCGCACAACATTACCGGGAAAACTGGGTAAGAGAATACGCGCGTGGTTACCTGATGGTGCACGGAACCGATTACTCGTACGATGAACTGCTCACCATCGCCAAAGGACAACTGAGCCTCGAAGAGGCGGTTACGGCGCAATCCAACGGGAAACTGCTTTTCATAGATACAGATATGCACGTGATGCAGGTGTGGTGTGAATTCGTTTACCAGCAATGCCACCAATGGATTCTGGACCGCATCGTGGAACGGAAATACGATCTCTACCTGCTTTGTGCACCCGACCTGCCCTGGGTGGCCGACGAACTCCGGGAATACCCCGATCTCGAAAGCAGGGAGCAACTTTTCCATATTTATAAGGACATTATGGTGAACCAGCCGGTTCCCTGGACCGAAATTTCCGGGTCCTACGAAGAAAGATTTCAAAAGGCCCTGGATGCCGTTCAGCGGTTGCTGCAATAA
- a CDS encoding RNA polymerase sigma factor — protein sequence MNERILIEQLRQGNQAAFKQLVEAWQNMVYNTALGILQHPEDAEDVAQEVFVQAYQSIHGFKGDAKLSTWLYRITLSKAMDHIRRKKRKKRFAFVRSLFGEHGELVEDPPEFHHPGVSLDQKEMAAVLFKAIEKLPESQRIAFSLHKVEGLSYQEVSEVMENTVPAVESLMHRAKMNLRKWLGDYYKNLDSEG from the coding sequence TTGAACGAAAGGATACTCATTGAACAGCTCAGGCAGGGAAACCAGGCGGCATTCAAACAGTTGGTGGAAGCCTGGCAGAACATGGTGTACAACACCGCGCTGGGCATTCTGCAGCATCCGGAAGACGCGGAAGACGTGGCGCAGGAGGTTTTCGTTCAGGCTTATCAGTCGATCCACGGCTTTAAGGGCGATGCCAAATTATCGACCTGGCTGTACAGGATCACCTTATCCAAAGCGATGGACCATATCAGGCGGAAGAAAAGGAAAAAAAGATTCGCTTTTGTCCGCAGCCTTTTCGGCGAACACGGAGAACTGGTGGAGGATCCCCCGGAATTTCACCACCCCGGCGTATCGCTCGACCAGAAGGAAATGGCCGCGGTTCTTTTTAAAGCAATAGAGAAACTTCCTGAAAGCCAGCGCATTGCATTCAGTTTGCACAAAGTGGAAGGACTGAGTTACCAGGAAGTGAGTGAAGTAATGGAAAATACGGTGCCGGCAGTGGAGTCGCTGATGCACCGGGCCAAAATGAACCTCCGGAAATGGCTGGGTGATTATTATAAAAACCTAGACAGCGAAGGTTAA
- a CDS encoding M3 family oligoendopeptidase yields the protein MKTYTAAIQKLKRQYLPEDFAITNWEALEPWFKELLERPLDSKETLEKWLANLSELEAVLSEDVCWRQIRMTRDTENKAFEDAFTFYCTEIQPRIQPYADKLNRKLVESPFAVELEGKEYFVYLRSVRKSIELFREENIPLQSELSVMQQQYGQIAGKMTVEVNGKEFTLQQAAKFLENEDRNLREEVYRKINERRLQDKDALNDLYSKLIEKRHQVALNAGFSNYRDYKFQELGRFDYTKEDCFQFHEAVKKYVMPLVTEIYKRKKEKLQLDPLRPWDSEAEPAGTLPLHPFETGEELVNKSISCFSKLRPFFGDCLNKMKEMGHLDLESRKGKAPGGYNCPLAESGAPFIFMNAAGQMHDVTTMVHEGGHAIHSFLAHDLKLSAFKEYPMEVAELASMSMELFSMKNWEDFFENPADLKRAREKQLERVITVFPWIATIDKFQHWVYEHPQHTTEERSEAWLSILNEFSTGVIDVSGLEEYRKYSWQRQLHLYEVPFYYIEYGIAQLGAIGMWKQFHEKPEAALDNYITALSLGGTRTLGELYEAAGIRFDLSPEYIAALMQFVEAEYRKILA from the coding sequence ATGAAGACCTATACCGCAGCTATACAAAAGCTTAAAAGACAGTATTTACCCGAAGATTTTGCCATCACCAACTGGGAAGCGCTGGAGCCCTGGTTCAAAGAATTGCTGGAGCGCCCGCTAGACAGTAAGGAAACGCTTGAAAAATGGCTCGCCAACCTCAGTGAACTGGAAGCAGTGCTCAGCGAAGATGTTTGCTGGCGGCAGATCCGCATGACGCGCGACACCGAGAATAAGGCGTTTGAAGATGCCTTTACTTTTTATTGCACTGAAATTCAACCCCGTATTCAGCCTTATGCCGATAAGCTGAACCGCAAACTCGTGGAATCACCTTTCGCGGTCGAACTGGAAGGGAAAGAATATTTCGTTTACCTGCGCAGCGTAAGGAAATCGATAGAACTTTTCAGGGAAGAAAATATTCCCCTGCAGAGCGAACTGAGTGTGATGCAACAGCAATACGGCCAGATTGCCGGCAAAATGACCGTGGAAGTGAATGGCAAAGAGTTCACCCTCCAGCAGGCGGCGAAGTTCCTGGAAAACGAAGACCGCAACCTCCGCGAAGAAGTGTACCGCAAGATCAATGAACGCCGCCTGCAAGATAAGGACGCATTGAACGACCTGTACTCCAAACTGATTGAAAAACGCCACCAGGTGGCCCTGAACGCCGGCTTCTCCAATTACCGCGACTATAAGTTCCAGGAACTGGGACGTTTCGATTATACCAAAGAAGATTGTTTCCAGTTCCACGAAGCGGTGAAAAAATATGTGATGCCGCTGGTAACTGAAATCTATAAACGCAAAAAAGAAAAGTTGCAGCTCGACCCGCTCCGCCCCTGGGATTCAGAAGCGGAACCCGCGGGTACATTACCGCTGCATCCTTTTGAAACCGGCGAAGAACTGGTGAACAAGTCGATCTCCTGCTTCTCTAAACTGCGGCCGTTCTTTGGTGATTGCCTGAACAAAATGAAAGAGATGGGACATCTTGACCTGGAAAGCCGCAAAGGGAAAGCGCCCGGTGGCTACAATTGTCCGCTTGCGGAATCTGGCGCACCGTTCATTTTCATGAATGCCGCGGGCCAGATGCACGATGTTACCACGATGGTGCATGAAGGTGGTCACGCCATCCATTCTTTCCTGGCACACGATCTGAAATTGTCCGCGTTCAAAGAATACCCCATGGAGGTGGCTGAACTCGCGAGCATGAGCATGGAACTGTTCAGTATGAAGAACTGGGAGGACTTTTTTGAAAACCCTGCCGACCTCAAACGCGCACGTGAAAAGCAACTCGAAAGGGTGATCACCGTTTTCCCCTGGATCGCCACCATCGACAAGTTCCAGCACTGGGTATATGAACATCCGCAACACACCACCGAAGAACGTTCAGAAGCATGGCTTTCCATTCTGAATGAATTTTCAACGGGTGTAATAGATGTTTCCGGCCTGGAAGAATACCGGAAGTACAGCTGGCAAAGGCAACTGCACCTCTACGAAGTGCCATTCTATTATATTGAATACGGTATCGCGCAACTGGGCGCCATCGGCATGTGGAAGCAGTTCCATGAAAAACCTGAAGCCGCACTTGATAACTATATTACCGCACTCAGTTTAGGTGGCACCCGCACATTGGGAGAGTTGTATGAGGCCGCGGGGATTCGTTTCGACCTTTCTCCGGAGTATATAGCCGCTCTTATGCAGTTCGTGGAAGCCGAATACCGTAAAATTCTCGCCTAA